The genome window TCCACCCCCTCGTCCCAGGCGACCACCCCGAAGACGTCGAGGCTCAAGAGCGCCCCGGTGGGCTTGACCACCTGGTAGGCCTCCTTGAGGTAGCCGGTGATGATCGCGTGCTTGGGGGTCTTGGTGGTGTCGAAGGAGTAGTTGATGTCCTGCATGGCGCCCATGGCCGGGAAGCGGATGTAGTCGTACTGGATCTCGTCCACGCCCATGGCGAGGAGCTCCTTGGTGATGCCCAGGTTGTAGGCGCGGACCTCGGGGTTGTTCGGGTCCACCCAAACGAGCTTGCCCTTCTCGCGCCAGGGCTTGCCGCTCTTGGACTTGAGGGCGAGGCGCGGGGCGCGCTGGGCGAGGAAGGCGTCGTGGAAGAGGGCCTGGCGCGCCACCACGTGGACGCCCTGCCGGTGGAGCCTGTCCACCAGCTTGGGCACGTCCCGGATGATGGCGCCCTTGCTGGCGCCCGTGCTCACGGCGAGCGGCACCCGGCTGTCGTAGGCCAGGTGGCCGTCCATGTCCTTGACGTCGAAGACCACCGTGTTGAGGCCGTGGGGCTTCATCTGGTTGACCAGGGTGAAGACGCGCTCGGTGCCCGCCGAGGTCTGGGTCACGTAGATGCCCCGGGCGTCGAAGGTCCTGGGCTTGGGCACGCGCTTGGGCACGACGGCGCTCGCGCGCACGCCGGGGATCTCGATGCGCTTGCCGACCGGGATCCAGCCCTTGAGGCCGTTCTTGGAGAGCAGGGCCTTCTCGAGCGACGGCCGGGTGTAGTAGTCGGTCATGGCCAGGTACATGTTGGCCAGATCGGTCGGATCTTGCCCCTTCTGGACCGTGTGGAAGATCTTCCCGCCCACGTACTCGCCGCCCGCGGGCAAAGCCGCGTTGGCGTAGCCCGGGTGAACGCGCATGGGCGCCGTGGCGGCAGGAGCCGCGGGGGCCGGCGTGCTCGGGCCGCCGCCGCCGAGGACCGTACCGGCCGCGGCTGAAAGCTGGACGGTCTTGCGGTTGCCCACCGCGCGCGGGTTGAGGCGGTCCTGGAGCTTGGAAGGGAAGGTGACGGTGGCGGGGTTGCCGTCCGAGACGTAGGGCCTGAAGGCCTCCTCGTTCACCCCGACGAAGCCCGCAGGGCGGCGGAAGTGCCGCTTCCACTCGTCGTCGATGGCCTGGATGCGGGGCACCTTCATGGCGTTGTACTTCTTGTCGAAGGGCGAAGGCGACGGATCTGCGCCCACCAGGAAGACCGCGGTGTGGCGGTAGGCCTGGCCCTGGGCGCCGCCGGCGATCACCGCCTGGGTGCCGGCTTCGTCCTTGGGGTAGATGCCGAAGGGCAAGGCGAGGGTCGAGAAGGAGTAGGAGCGGCCGAGGGCGTGCACCACCTCGTTCTGGGCCTTGACCATCTCGTTGGTGATCTGGTTCGGGCTCATCTTCTTGAGCATGCCGTGGTTGTAGGTGTGGTTGCCCACCTCGCGCCCGGTCGCAAGCAGGTAGCGCAGCTTGTCGCCCGATTCGGCCGCGACCTCGAAGGGGTTGGGCAGGACGTAGAACGTCCCGGCGCGCCCGAAGTCGGGGTGCTGGGCGTAGAAGGCGTCCATGATCCCGACGGCGCTCTGGGGATCGACCATGGGCTGTCCCTTGGCGTCGCGGCGGACCTTGCCGCCGGCGTCGTGCAGGAACTTGAACTGCTCGGCGGTGGCGTCGTCGAAGGTGAAGACGACGGGCTTCTTGCCCGCGGGCACCTCGAGCTTGCCGTCCGCCAGGTCCTTCGCGTTGACCGTCACGTAGCCGTTGGCGTGGAGCCAGGCGAGGTCCTTGCGGAAGTTGTCGTAGGTGCGGGTCCAGCGGTCTTCCTTGGGGCCGAAGCGGTGGTACTCGAGGACCGGCACCCGGCCGAGCTCGTTGGGGGCTTGGGCGGGGGTCGCGTGGGCCATCAGGCCTGAAAGGGGCCACGAAGCGAGCGCCAGCGCGGCGGCCACGAGGCGTGGCAGCCTGAGATGCTTGTTCACGGGAGATTCCTTCTTTTGAAAGGGGGGTTGTGCGCGATCCGTTACACGTTACCATACCCCGCCGCGGGTCGATCGAACGGCCTTCTCCAAGGGATCCGGGTGAGAGAGGGCGCGCGCGATCCGCAGCCAGGCCACTCCGCCCGAAATCCCTTGGTCGCTTTGTAGAGGCTAGCACTCAAGCGTCCTGCGACAATGGCCGCGCCCTTCTTCGATCCCTTGCCGGAGGTTCGCCATGACCGCACCCGCTCCGCGCTACACCCCCCACGGCCAGGCGGCCGACGAGGCCGTCCATGGCCTCCTGCAGCGCGCCTTCGCGGCGCTCGGCTCCCGCAAGCTCTTGCCCGTCGAGGCGATCGCCCACTACGTGATCGGCGACTACGGCCGCGCGCAGGGGTGGGTCGCCCGCGAGGGGGGGGGCTGGGTTCCCTACGACACCCCCCACCTCCTGATCCTCCTGCCCGAGGACTTCGAGGAGGAGGCGCGGGCGGCCCATGCGGCCATCCAGGCCAGCCTGGAGGAGGTCTGCATGGAGGCCGGGTACTCGCTTCGGATCGATGTCGCCACCGCGCGCGCCCTGCTGGAGCGGGGCAACGAGAAGCTCGCCTTCGAGGTGGCTGGCGGCCGTCACCTCTGCTGGAGCTTCGGCGGCCACGATCCGCTGGAG of Pantanalinema sp. contains these proteins:
- a CDS encoding putative glycoside hydrolase encodes the protein MNKHLRLPRLVAAALALASWPLSGLMAHATPAQAPNELGRVPVLEYHRFGPKEDRWTRTYDNFRKDLAWLHANGYVTVNAKDLADGKLEVPAGKKPVVFTFDDATAEQFKFLHDAGGKVRRDAKGQPMVDPQSAVGIMDAFYAQHPDFGRAGTFYVLPNPFEVAAESGDKLRYLLATGREVGNHTYNHGMLKKMSPNQITNEMVKAQNEVVHALGRSYSFSTLALPFGIYPKDEAGTQAVIAGGAQGQAYRHTAVFLVGADPSPSPFDKKYNAMKVPRIQAIDDEWKRHFRRPAGFVGVNEEAFRPYVSDGNPATVTFPSKLQDRLNPRAVGNRKTVQLSAAAGTVLGGGGPSTPAPAAPAATAPMRVHPGYANAALPAGGEYVGGKIFHTVQKGQDPTDLANMYLAMTDYYTRPSLEKALLSKNGLKGWIPVGKRIEIPGVRASAVVPKRVPKPRTFDARGIYVTQTSAGTERVFTLVNQMKPHGLNTVVFDVKDMDGHLAYDSRVPLAVSTGASKGAIIRDVPKLVDRLHRQGVHVVARQALFHDAFLAQRAPRLALKSKSGKPWREKGKLVWVDPNNPEVRAYNLGITKELLAMGVDEIQYDYIRFPAMGAMQDINYSFDTTKTPKHAIITGYLKEAYQVVKPTGALLSLDVFGVVAWDEGVDVKHTGQRIEDLAKYADVISPMVYPSHFYPPFLGHKSPANEPYYFVNEGVKRTMKKTAGTGIVVRPWLQAFKFMVRGYGPEYVATQIKANDDAKGIGYLLWNAGNNYDIGLQGVSSVEKTKAALKKPV